The sequence attaaaagttcttctataatttattataattataaatacatcttattatttaaaaaatacaaatatttcttgattattaataattatttaacacatattttctataatgGATTGTTATGAGGGAGTATTTGATAGAcgatcattaattataatgaatattaGAAAAgcctattataatttatttttaaaaataatgataagatCAAGTtgactaattatatttgttactgtgtaatattttttttgtctctcatTAGAATACATACTTAAGAAaatgtttataataatttgatattttctcaTGTAAATAAATGTTTAATATAATACGCAAGAAAATTGTCtacacatataaaatattaccgCGTTTTGTtcttatgataaaaatttaattatagtggaaaaattagatatatcgagatttatgattaatttgattgcgttattggtaaaaaatattataaaattgtcgAGTGGCAACCTCACGATCCTAATCGACTATTACAAACgattggagtacgaaactccttaatacAAATCGATATTACaacttataatataatgaaCAAATCAAACTATAATAAAACAGATTCTTAACGAATGCGGCTCAGGAAAGCCAGATTTCGGTCACACAAGACCAGTTGTCCAAATCTTAGACCATGATTGCACCACTACCAAGAAATTCGACGGGAAACCTCAAGAAATCACTTAGAAACATTCTGTCACAAAGACCCACAAAGGATGACGAGTTCACTCAGAACCGATTGCGGTGAAAATATGAGAGATTCgagttttttctctttcaaaagGGGTCACGAGCCTTTTTATAGGTGTAGAAAATCAATGGGAAAAGAGGAGCCATGGAAACTTTCCCCAAAACCATCATCTTGGTTTTGAGAAAACTTGCATTTCCATGGAAGAATGATAGATTTGCAGAATCAGTGGAGATATGAGGGAGAAGAGAGCAGACGGCGATTTGAGGGTGTGAGAAGGAAATAGAATCAAGTTTAGTTTTAAACAATATGTCAAATTTGGGTCGGGTCAATGGATTAATGGGTCAACCCGTCGGATAGCTTAGGTGGGCCTCCAGGTGGGCTTAAGTGGTTTGGGTCTTGTTTGGGccatatatattaacaaaaatatttatatttttttatcataatttaactCTAATACGAAACAAAAATGTTTTACTTGGAatgcactattttttttaaggtaaaaagggtgatttcttgaaaatgattaCCCAcagtacttttatttatttgtttatattttaaggaaacaaataaatattaaattaaatatttcattaattgaaaatcattaataatttttcttttctaattatttactaagaAAATgcaagtataaaattaaatcagtcATATTTTATCGAGTATGTCTGGTCGAATGGTTGATAttcaaatattgtatttagtcgattttcacaatattttaatatatttttgatgtaaattgaattaattataatttatcataaattatttatataatattttttataacctAAATCagaataatttacatatttataagataataataactagaattCCGGGAAAGGTCATAAACTAgatttattgattttcatataatcaatttcttcaaaaaaccaccatataaaaattcttttttttattataataaattatttttgaattaaactttttaaagaTTGACCTCTTAATATAGTTGTAAACACGTGAAGAATAATTACTctcaaaatcataatttcCTTGCACAATAACTACTCATGtcattaaatattagaaacaataattattatttttaattaattataacgaCACTCTTTAAAATTAGATCTAATTGCATAAATACTCCATactctttataaaattacaaatacatcttttaaaattgtagttaCAGTTATAAGTACaccttttattacaaaaacatcCCTTCAacattgatatatattatactaacaCCCCTCAAGACGTGtgtcttaattttataaaagttagaaaatatttgtgcaATTAAGCTTATTTGCAAGGAATATCGAAacaatttactcatttattattatttagggataattacaccatcCTCCCCTaatatttagtgtaattatacgtaaactcTTTATGGTTTATGAtattacatctaatacccATGATGTTTAAAtctgtttaataaataaattcatccattagttaaaattcaatcaatttgctgatattagaattttttttaataaaaattcatatttattttttattgacttattactgacttattataggtcaatAAATCATTCTTTtaactaaattacccttatacatcttcacaggTTAATGCATGTTAAAAGAAACATATCTTCGCCGCTACGAGAATAGAgtagtgataaaatatttatttattgtgcaataagtcagtaataagtaaatatatgataaatatgaattttaatttttttttgctaatattaaaaaaattggtgaatttttattaatggaaGGATCTATTtctttaaacaaaaacaaggctaaactttatttatacaatataagttaaataatttgttgaatccaaattttttatttttttaaaatataatggttgagattaatttattagatctgatgattattatttaataaaaaaagatccaacggtcattaaaataagaaataatatataataaaaatgacataacggtcatatgaaaaaaacaaatttgacGCCGTTAAGTCAATTTAATAGAAAGGGACAAGTAAgctacatttaataaaataaatgagattttgtttttggcttatttttaaaacacaatgggatttttagttgaattttgaaaatagaaacaaattttatgctatttaatccaaaaagaaacttaaaaatattatatatataattttttaaattataaaaaatttacatgtaattatattaaatcagAAAAGAGTAgcatgtaattatcccatttaTCTAATACCaatctttgtattttttcatgaaaacaACCCACCAAACCCCCACGTTCTTTAGCcattttgcttttgtttcctattacttctttttcccccttttttcCTCTCTAAAGTCTAATGTCGTAATCATAAAAGGAATCTCAATCTGTTTTTAGTCTACACCAAAAAATTGACCAACACTAATAAAAGAGTAGAGGTTTGAGCCATTTCTCCTGCTTTTTGCTTCTTCATTTGAGCTTTAAGGTGAGATTGGCAATCAATAAAAACTCAATCTTTGCTCAAAATTCCACGCTATTTACTGATTTTCTTTGGGCCCTTTTTGTTTATGATCCATATTTGGTTTCTtgattgattttcttgattatgtgTATTGGGTTTCATGTGGGTTTTAGTTTCAGTTGTATTTTGCTCTAAATTTTGGGGTTCTACAGTCAATTATTGATGTAATCAAGATTTTGGGGTTTGGTTGATTTTGATCATGGTTTCAAAGATGTGggcttttcttcatttgttcTTCAACCTGATCACTGTTTGCTACTGTCTACTGCATTAACTTGCGTTTCCTGTTGTTTGAGTCTTCAGTTTGCCTTAGAACTCTCTGTTGATGTAGAATCTTGTGTTTTGTTCAGCATGATTTGGATGCGATTCAAATTTAACTAGCTTGAGAACCAgttgttttgttctttttacaccttattttTCACGATTATTGTAGTAGTAGCTGAATTTTACAGTGTCTTTTTTGCAAATTATTGTTAATCGATGGTATGGTATTGAAGTTAATGTAAgcttttgttgattttgcaTCTAGTTTAGCTGCTATGGTATTGAATATTATTGCTTTTATTGACATAATTCGTAGTGGATTCTGAGAACTGTATGGCTGATGTTTTTCTCATTGTCTGCTGCTGTTTTCTTCTGTGAATGAAGGAAAATGGACATTATAGCTTGatatcattttattcattgttttgtttttctttcacagATTTCAAGGTAAtcgtttcaaatatttcatgcTTTGACGTTGTTGGATTGTCGCTAGATGGGATCCGAAGGGCCTACACCTGCGGTTACCGTCCATGTAACAGGATTTAAAAAGTTTCATGGAGTTGCAGAAAATCCAACTGAGAAAATTGTCAGTAATCTCCAAGATTACATGAATAAAAGGGGTCTACCAAAAGGGCTCGTCCTTGGTAGTTGCACAGTTCTTGAAACTGCAGGACAAGGAGCTATTGTTCCCTTATACCAAACGTTACAATCTGCCGTTAGCAGGGATACTACTGCATCAAATTCAGGCACAGTCATTTGGGTCAGTCTCTCAACTGGGAACTGCCCATTTCCTTTATAACAGAGGACTTGCATTAAGAAGTTGCTTTTCGTGCACTGCGggtgaaatattttgacttCTGAAGTTTGCTAAATTAGAGTATGTTGATCGGTTGTTTATAGTACCGATCTGCTTGCTTGGGATATACGAGGCTATGTCATGTTTGAAAAAAGTGAAGACTCTTTCAACATCTTTGCAGCTTTTCAAGTTTGTTACTAGAATCCCCATAAAAGAGAAATGTTTGTTACTAGAAAGAGAGGTGGCTGGGTTGATTTTTTAGTTGATTATCACATTCTTGTGGTTTATGATCTATCTTTAAATAAGTGGCATAGGCACATACGACAAACTGAAGCACCTTATTGAtcatttcccttttttcttaattcaatttcttccgtgcatttattttttcttaactgTAATTTGTAAAGTTGGCTAAGCTAGATCTGAACTCGTTATGACAAAACACAACTCGACCTTCATGAAATGTATCGTCTTTCTGCGAGTTATTTGTGATTTCTGAGGTCGGTTTCTCAATAGTGGTATATTGTTATCAGGTTCATTTTGGGGTCAATAGCGGAGCAACAAGATTCGCTATAGAGCATCAAGCTGTCAACGAAGCTACATTCCGTTGCCCTGATGAGATGGGGTGGAAGCCTCAGGTTAGAGGGACCGTTAGGAATTCTCCAAGTCTCATTTCAATATCTGAGGTGTATATAGTTTGATATAATACTGCTATTCTTATTGCAGAAAGTTCCAATTGTTCCAGCAGATGGTGGGATTTCACGATTACGAGAGGTATTCGTTTCATGATTCTTATCTCGACTTTCTTTAGTAATTTACACTAGGCCGACTAATGGCATATGGAAAATTGGTTAACATCACTGAGTTATTGGTCATTTTGGAGCACCGACGCGTATGCTTATCAAGATGTTATCTCATGCTTGTGGGCTGGTGCAAAtattttcctctctctctactTTATTAAGTGGCAGCTCTAGAGTTAAATACGAAATGTTCAAATTCTTTCCAACTGCTTCCTACACGTTTCAGTTGACCTTTTGCAAGTTCTCCGTCATATTAGCATTAGAGAATGATTAAGACTTCCCCCTTGGAAGGGGAATTTGGCATATGCGAGGAAGAGAGATGGGCAATAAGCATCTCTATATGTCTAGAACTTGCACTCTGTTAGCTATTTCTTCCTGTTTTTGAGGATTGCAATTTCCTACAGAAAGTCTCTCGAAATGCATGATTTTAATTCGATAATAGCTAGTGAAAATAGATTCACCATTTAGAGTTAATTCATCGGTAGGGAAGAAATGGATTAGTACTATGAACCTTATGATGGTTCCCCTTACTTGCATGCTTTGCAAGAGAATAAGAGTCATAGAAGAGCTACTTAAAACTTTGACCGAATACGTTCTCTTTGCAAATATGTCTTATCAGCTTTTCGAATTTCTGATATCTTCAGACTTCCCTTCCTGTTGAGGACGTCACCAAGTCATTGGCAAAAATGGGCTATGAAGTGACGACCTCAGATGATGCTGGCCGGTTCGTCTGCAACTATGTATACTATCATTCGTTGCGTTTTGCGGAGCAGAATGGAGTGAAATCGCTATTTGTACATGTTCCTCTCTTCTTGACGATAGACGAGGAGACGCAAATGCGGTTTGCTGCTTCGTTGTTGGAGGTACTTGCCTCTTTACATTAGCTTGCAACAACTCCTCAAGAAATCTGGATTTCTGAGAGCATATTTGTGTCCGGGTTGAGTTAATGTATGCTAAGAATGATATTCAATGTAATGTAGTGCCTCAATAAACAGTCAACTCTGTGTGAATTATAAAATGCGTTTGTGTTCTTTTGGCTGTTGTTTGCCCCCTCCatctataaataatttgtaaggaaaaaaatcGAGAAAAAGCTAATGAggtctaatttaattagtgaaGTTGAAGCACATGACTAAGAGGTCATAGTCAAAGTGCACAACGGGTCGGACTGATCGACCTAGGACCAGTACACTATTGTTTATGATAGCCTTGACCAGGCCCGACGCAGGACTAGGCAGTCCTGGATCACTAGATTGTGTCGATTTTAGGTATTGATACTTGGGACCTATTCAGGGCCAACTCGGTTGGGTTGACCAGCCCCTTCTTTTAGTGGGTCAATCTGATCCTAGagtgtgcataatttttaaaaaatatagggctttttttgtcaatttttttaacgCAGAGAGTTTTAagctaaattattaaaatacaagtgggttttatgcaatttatcataattatacatatataattttgataatttacgTAGAATCATTATtatcaattgaaaatttatgatataattatccattcttcaaaaaatgag comes from Sesamum indicum cultivar Zhongzhi No. 13 linkage group LG10, S_indicum_v1.0, whole genome shotgun sequence and encodes:
- the LOC105172454 gene encoding uncharacterized protein LOC105172454 → MGSEGPTPAVTVHVTGFKKFHGVAENPTEKIVSNLQDYMNKRGLPKGLVLGSCTVLETAGQGAIVPLYQTLQSAVSRDTTASNSGTVIWVHFGVNSGATRFAIEHQAVNEATFRCPDEMGWKPQKVPIVPADGGISRLRETSLPVEDVTKSLAKMGYEVTTSDDAGRFVCNYVYYHSLRFAEQNGVKSLFVHVPLFLTIDEETQMRFAASLLEVLASLH